In Cicer arietinum cultivar CDC Frontier isolate Library 1 chromosome 7, Cicar.CDCFrontier_v2.0, whole genome shotgun sequence, a single window of DNA contains:
- the LOC101503114 gene encoding uncharacterized protein isoform X3 encodes MLLSSSSPRATSSPHSQLSPSSSQESWESMLPGPSSRNNFGSSDLSPHGLLAFPSGSSISIIDSRSMQLVSSFPIPPPPSSAAPFVTAIRWIPLPLNRHLLSSEPSSSHLLIAAGDRQGRIALLDFRLKSAILWFDTDSKQGIQDLCWIQARPDLFILAAITGPSTLSLFNASTGRCVWKYDASPEYFSCIRRDPFDSRRICAIGLKGFLLSLLHLGDSEEGVVIKELQIRTDSSELLKLERDSGGGLSAAAAAPASAAFPLYVAKFAFSQHWRHILFVTFPRELIVFDLQYECVIFSSALPRGCGKLLDVLPDPSNDWIYCAHLDGKLSTWRRKPGEQVHIMYSMEELMPSVGTSVPSPSILSVLLRQSDTTLQNIGKNCSDVPSSPYLHEDFDNPFDFCDESQIISKIHLISISDDGKIWNWLLTAEGNADNQKDEKKLGLVNDDCTVPLQGANSNTMVSFARGRELNVGRPQEEISMKISLVGQLQLLSSTVTMLAVPTPSLTATLARGGNYPAAAVPLVALGTQSGTIDVVDVSANAVTSSLSVHNGIVRGLRWLGNSRLVSFSYTQANEKSGGYVNKLVVTCLRSGLNKMFRVLQKPERAPIRALRTSSSGRYLLILFRDAPVEVWAMTKNPIMLRSLALPFTVLEWTLPTVPRPSKDQTSGASDEASKPSKASPSDSKGSSTEGPQDDTSESFAFALVNGALGVFEVHGRRIRDFRPKWPSSSFVSSDGLITAMAYRLPHVVMGDRMGNIRWWDVTTGHSSSFNTHREGIRRIKFSPFVPGDHSRGRVAVLFYDNTFSVFDLDSPDPLANSLLQPQFPGTLVLELDWLPLRTDKNDPLVLCIAGADGSFRLVDINVNDKRPGYAPRNRNTKERFRAMPICCPILLPSPHALALQMILQLGVKPSWFNTCSTTIEKRPHLIPGAPSSVGDLRTYMINIPPLGDSVVPEMLLKVLEPYRKEGCMLDDERAKLYASIVDKGCAARFAFAATVFGESSEALFWLQLPQALKHLITKLSRKPPSKGPTTKSVSEVDETSLLSRISSKGKPTEEMEGDALQSHGQQRLMAFDQEELWKSASERISWHEKLEGEEAVQKRVHELVSVGNLEAAVSLLLSTPPESSYFYVNALRAVALSSAVSRSLHELAVKVVAANMVRADRSLSGTHLLCAVGRYQEACSQLQDAGCWADAATLAATHLKGSDYARVLQRWAAHIRHSEHNIWRALILYVAAGALQEALAALREAQLPDTAAMFILACREIHTEIVSNLDPTDDESSSSVSDKILNLRALDPENEDVIAVDEYFGQYQRKLVHLCMDSQPSYD; translated from the exons ATGTTGTTAAGTAGTTCTTCTCCAAGAGCAACATCATCACCACATTCACAATTAtcaccatcatcatcacaagagtCATGGGAATCAATGCTCCCAGGTCCATCAAGTCGCAACAACTTCGGATCCTCAGATCTGAGTCCACACGGCCTCCTCGCATTCCCTTCCGGCAGTTCAATCTCCATTATCGACTCACGTTCTATGCAATTAGTCTCTTCATTCCCTATCCCTCCTCCACCTTCCTCCGCCGCACCATTCGTAACCGCCATTCGCTGGATCCCTCTTCCTCTCAACCGTCATCTCCTTTCCTCCGAACCTTCCTCCTCTCACCTCCTCATCGCCGCCGGCGATCGCCAAGGTCGCATTGCGCTTCTTGATTTTCGCCTTAAATCTGCTATTCTCTGGTTCGATACTGACTCTAAACAAGGTATTCAAGATCTTTGTTGGATTCAGGCACGACCTGATCTCTTCATACTCGCCGCGATTACCGGACCTTCCACACTTTCTCTTTTCAATGCTTCCACTGGACGTTGCGTTTGGAAATACGATGCTTCGCCTGAATATTTCTCTTGTATTCGACGTGATCCGTTCGATTCGCGCCGCATCTGCGCGATCGGTCTCAAAGGTTTTCTATTGTCGCTGCTTCATCTCGGTGATTCTGAAGAAGGTGTTGTTATTAAGGAGCTTCAGATTCGCACTGATTCTAGCGAATTGCTTAAGCTTGAGAGAGATTCCGGCGGTGGTTTATCCGCTGCTGCTGCGGCACCTGCGTCTGCAGCTTTTCCTCTTTACGTAGCGAAGTTCGCATTCTCCCAACATTGGCGCCACATTTTGTTTGTAACGTTTCCGAGGGAGTTGATTGTGTTTGATTTGCAGTATGAGTGTGTGATATTTTCCTCCGCCTTGCCTCGTGGTTGTGGCAAGCTTCTTGACGTGCTACCTGATCCGAGTAACGACTGGATCTACTGTGCTCATCTCGATGGCAAGCTCAGCACCTGGAGGAGGAAACC TGGGGAGCAAGTACACATTATGTATTCCATGGAAGAGTTAATGCCATCTGTTGGCACCTCTGTCCCTTCTCCTTCAATACTCTCCGTCCTTTTACGCCAATCAGATACCACTCTCCAGAACATTGGCAAGAATTGTTCCGATGTACCTAGTTCTCCTTACCTTCATGAGGATTTTGATAATCCTTTTGACTTTTGTGACGAATCCCAAATCATTTCTAAGATACATTTGATCTCCATATCTGATGATGGAAAAATATGGAACTGGCTCTTGACTGCTGAAGGGAATGCAGACAATCAAAAGGATGAAAAGAAGTTGGGTTTGGTCAATGATGATTGCACCGTACCATTACAAGGAGCCAACTCTAACACTATGGTATCTTTTGCTCGTGGACGGGAACTAAATGTAGGCAGGCCACAGGAAGAAATTTCAATGAAA ATTAGCTTAGTTGGACAGCTTCAGCTTCTCTCTTCAACAGTGACTATGCTGGCAGTACCAACCCCTTCTCTAACTGCTACCCTGGCTC GTGGAGGAAATTATCCTGCAGCAGCTGTTCCCCTGGTTGCTTTGGGAACACAGAGTGGGACAATAGATGTGGTTGATGTTTCTGCCAATGCTGTTACATCAAGTTTATCTGTACATAATGGCATAGTTAGGGGACTACGATGGCTAGGAAATTCCAGATTGGTTTCATTTTCTTATACTCAG GCTAATGAAAAATCAGGAGGATATGTTAACAAGCTAGTTGTGACCTGCCTTCGAAGTGGTCTTAACAAGATGTTCCGAGTTTTGCAAAAGCCAGAGCGTGCTCCAATAAGAGCGTTGAGAACATCTTCATCTGGAAG GTATCTTCTAATTTTGTTTCGTGATGCACCCGTGGAAGTTTGGGCAATGACTAAGAATCCTATCATG CTTAGATCATTAGCTCTTCCATTTACGGTATTGGAATGGACTCTTCCAACAGTTCCACGTCCTTCTAAGGATCAAACATCTGGGGCATCGGATGAAGCATCTAAACCATCAAAGGCTTCCCCATCAGATTCAA AGGGTTCAAGCACAGAGGGACCACAAGATGATACTTCTGAAAGTTTTGCATTTGCTCTGGTGAATGGAGCACTTGGAGTTTTTGAAGTGCACGGTCGGAGAATTCGAGATTTCAG ACCAAAATGGCCTTCTTCTTCATTTGTATCATCAGATGGATTGATAACTGCAATGGCCTACCGCTTGCCCCATGTG GTCATGGGAGACAGAATGGGGAACATAAGATGGTGGGATGTGACAACTGGACATTCTTCCTCATTCAACACTCATAGAGAGGGAATTCGGCGAATCAAATTCTCACCTTTTGTACCAGGGGACCATAGCCGGGGGCGTGTTGCTGTGCTGTTTTATGACAATACCTTTTCTGTTTTTGATTTG GACTCCCCTGACCCCTTGGCCAATTCACTTTTGCAACCTCAATTTCCCGGAACCCTTGTGTTGGAACTTGATTGGTTGCCCTTGCGGACTGATAAGAATGATCCACTGGTACTCTGCATTGCTGGGGCAGATGGTAGTTTTCGCCTCGTTGATATTAATGT AAATGATAAACGACCTGGTTATGCACCCCGGAACAGAAATACAAAGGAGAGATTCCGGGCAATGCCTATATGCTGTCCCATACTTCTCCCTTCACCACATGCTTTG GCACTGCAAATGATTTTGCAATTGGGTGTTAAACCTTCTTGGTTTAATACTTGCAGTACGACCATAGAAAAGAGGCCTCACTTAATTCCAGGAGCTCCTTCATCTGTGGGGGATCTTCGCACATACATGATCAACATACCACCTCTTGGAGACTCTGTGGTGCCAGAGATGCTTCTAAAAGTATTGGAACCATATCGAAAAGaag GTTGCATGCTTGACGACGAGAGAGCCAAGTTGTATGCCAGTATTGTGGATAAAGGTTGTGCTGCAAGGTTTGCTTTTGCAGCAACAGTATTTGGTGAATCCTCAGAAGCTCTGTTTTGGCTTCAGCTGCCTCAAGCCCTTAAACATTTGATTACTAAGTTATCAAGAAAGCCACCATCAAAAGGGCCCACAACAAAGTCTGTCTCTGAGGTTGATGAAACATCTTTATTGTCTAGAATATCATCAAAGGGAAAACCGACAGAAGAAATGGAGGGAGATGCATTG cAGAGTCATGGTCAACAAAGGTTGATGGCTTTTGACCAAGAAGAGTTGTGGAAAAGTGCTAGTGAGCGTATTTCTTGGCATGAAAAGTTAGAAGGTGAAGAGGCTGTGCAGAAACGTGTACATGA GCTTGTGTCAGTTGGAAATCTAGAAGCTGCAGTTAGTTTATTGCTTTCTACACCTCCAGAGAGTTCTTACTTCTATGTCAATGCGCTTCGTGCTGTAGCTCTCTCTTCTGCTGTTTCAAGATCTCTTCATGAACTTGCAGTGAAG GTTGTTGCAGCCAACATGGTCAGAGCTGACAGGTCACTATCTGGCACTCATCTTCTATGTGCAGTTGGAAGATATCAAGAAGCGTGTTCTCAG CTACAAGATGCTGGGTGCTGGGCAGATGCTGCTACCTTAGCTGCCACTCACTTAAAGGGATCAGATTATGCAAG AGTGTTGCAAAGATGGGCTGCACATATCCGGCACAGTGAACATAATATCTGGAG GGCTCTGATTTTGTATGTTGCCGCTGGTGCACTACAAGAGGCATTGGCAGCTCTTCGTGAGGCTCAACTACCTGATACAGCTGCAATGTTCATCCTTGCATGCCGTGAAATCCACACAGAGATTGTTTCTAACTTAGACCCTACTGATGATGAATCAAGTTCATCAGTTAGTGATAAGATACTAAATTTGCGAGCTTTAGATCCTGAGAATGAAGATGTCATTGCAGTTGATGAATACTTTGGACAATACCAAAGAAAATTGGTCCATCTATGCATGGATTCACAACCATCCTATGACTAA
- the LOC101503114 gene encoding uncharacterized protein isoform X4: MLLSSSSPRATSSPHSQLSPSSSQESWESMLPGPSSRNNFGSSDLSPHGLLAFPSGSSISIIDSRSMQLVSSFPIPPPPSSAAPFVTAIRWIPLPLNRHLLSSEPSSSHLLIAAGDRQGRIALLDFRLKSAILWFDTDSKQGIQDLCWIQARPDLFILAAITGPSTLSLFNASTGRCVWKYDASPEYFSCIRRDPFDSRRICAIGLKGFLLSLLHLGDSEEGVVIKELQIRTDSSELLKLERDSGGGLSAAAAAPASAAFPLYVAKFAFSQHWRHILFVTFPRELIVFDLQYECVIFSSALPRGCGKLLDVLPDPSNDWIYCAHLDGKLSTWRRKPGEQVHIMYSMEELMPSVGTSVPSPSILSVLLRQSDTTLQNIGKNCSDVPSSPYLHEDFDNPFDFCDESQIISKIHLISISDDGKIWNWLLTAEGNADNQKDEKKLGLVNDDCTVPLQGANSNTMVSFARGRELNVGRPQEEISMKISLVGQLQLLSSTVTMLAVPTPSLTATLARGGNYPAAAVPLVALGTQSGTIDVVDVSANAVTSSLSVHNGIVRGLRWLGNSRLVSFSYTQANEKSGGYVNKLVVTCLRSGLNKMFRVLQKPERAPIRALRTSSSGRYLLILFRDAPVEVWAMTKNPIMLRSLALPFTVLEWTLPTVPRPSKDQTSGASDEASKPSKASPSDSTEGSSTEGPQDDTSESFAFALVNGALGVFEVHGRRIRDFRPKWPSSSFVSSDGLITAMAYRLPHVVMGDRMGNIRWWDVTTGHSSSFNTHREGIRRIKFSPFVPGDHSRGRVAVLFYDNTFSVFDLDSPDPLANSLLQPQFPGTLVLELDWLPLRTDKNDPLVLCIAGADGSFRLVDINVNDKRPGYAPRNRNTKERFRAMPICCPILLPSPHALALQMILQLGVKPSWFNTCSTTIEKRPHLIPGAPSSVGDLRTYMINIPPLGDSVVPEMLLKVLEPYRKEGCMLDDERAKLYASIVDKGCAARFAFAATVFGESSEALFWLQLPQALKHLITKLSRKPPSKGPTTKSVSEVDETSLLSRISSKGKPTEEMEGDALQSHGQQRLMAFDQEELWKSASERISWHEKLEGEEAVQKRVHELVSVGNLEAAVSLLLSTPPESSYFYVNALRAVALSSAVSRSLHELAVKVVAANMVRADRSLSGTHLLCAVGRYQEACSQSVAKMGCTYPAQ; encoded by the exons ATGTTGTTAAGTAGTTCTTCTCCAAGAGCAACATCATCACCACATTCACAATTAtcaccatcatcatcacaagagtCATGGGAATCAATGCTCCCAGGTCCATCAAGTCGCAACAACTTCGGATCCTCAGATCTGAGTCCACACGGCCTCCTCGCATTCCCTTCCGGCAGTTCAATCTCCATTATCGACTCACGTTCTATGCAATTAGTCTCTTCATTCCCTATCCCTCCTCCACCTTCCTCCGCCGCACCATTCGTAACCGCCATTCGCTGGATCCCTCTTCCTCTCAACCGTCATCTCCTTTCCTCCGAACCTTCCTCCTCTCACCTCCTCATCGCCGCCGGCGATCGCCAAGGTCGCATTGCGCTTCTTGATTTTCGCCTTAAATCTGCTATTCTCTGGTTCGATACTGACTCTAAACAAGGTATTCAAGATCTTTGTTGGATTCAGGCACGACCTGATCTCTTCATACTCGCCGCGATTACCGGACCTTCCACACTTTCTCTTTTCAATGCTTCCACTGGACGTTGCGTTTGGAAATACGATGCTTCGCCTGAATATTTCTCTTGTATTCGACGTGATCCGTTCGATTCGCGCCGCATCTGCGCGATCGGTCTCAAAGGTTTTCTATTGTCGCTGCTTCATCTCGGTGATTCTGAAGAAGGTGTTGTTATTAAGGAGCTTCAGATTCGCACTGATTCTAGCGAATTGCTTAAGCTTGAGAGAGATTCCGGCGGTGGTTTATCCGCTGCTGCTGCGGCACCTGCGTCTGCAGCTTTTCCTCTTTACGTAGCGAAGTTCGCATTCTCCCAACATTGGCGCCACATTTTGTTTGTAACGTTTCCGAGGGAGTTGATTGTGTTTGATTTGCAGTATGAGTGTGTGATATTTTCCTCCGCCTTGCCTCGTGGTTGTGGCAAGCTTCTTGACGTGCTACCTGATCCGAGTAACGACTGGATCTACTGTGCTCATCTCGATGGCAAGCTCAGCACCTGGAGGAGGAAACC TGGGGAGCAAGTACACATTATGTATTCCATGGAAGAGTTAATGCCATCTGTTGGCACCTCTGTCCCTTCTCCTTCAATACTCTCCGTCCTTTTACGCCAATCAGATACCACTCTCCAGAACATTGGCAAGAATTGTTCCGATGTACCTAGTTCTCCTTACCTTCATGAGGATTTTGATAATCCTTTTGACTTTTGTGACGAATCCCAAATCATTTCTAAGATACATTTGATCTCCATATCTGATGATGGAAAAATATGGAACTGGCTCTTGACTGCTGAAGGGAATGCAGACAATCAAAAGGATGAAAAGAAGTTGGGTTTGGTCAATGATGATTGCACCGTACCATTACAAGGAGCCAACTCTAACACTATGGTATCTTTTGCTCGTGGACGGGAACTAAATGTAGGCAGGCCACAGGAAGAAATTTCAATGAAA ATTAGCTTAGTTGGACAGCTTCAGCTTCTCTCTTCAACAGTGACTATGCTGGCAGTACCAACCCCTTCTCTAACTGCTACCCTGGCTC GTGGAGGAAATTATCCTGCAGCAGCTGTTCCCCTGGTTGCTTTGGGAACACAGAGTGGGACAATAGATGTGGTTGATGTTTCTGCCAATGCTGTTACATCAAGTTTATCTGTACATAATGGCATAGTTAGGGGACTACGATGGCTAGGAAATTCCAGATTGGTTTCATTTTCTTATACTCAG GCTAATGAAAAATCAGGAGGATATGTTAACAAGCTAGTTGTGACCTGCCTTCGAAGTGGTCTTAACAAGATGTTCCGAGTTTTGCAAAAGCCAGAGCGTGCTCCAATAAGAGCGTTGAGAACATCTTCATCTGGAAG GTATCTTCTAATTTTGTTTCGTGATGCACCCGTGGAAGTTTGGGCAATGACTAAGAATCCTATCATG CTTAGATCATTAGCTCTTCCATTTACGGTATTGGAATGGACTCTTCCAACAGTTCCACGTCCTTCTAAGGATCAAACATCTGGGGCATCGGATGAAGCATCTAAACCATCAAAGGCTTCCCCATCAGATTCAA cAGAGGGTTCAAGCACAGAGGGACCACAAGATGATACTTCTGAAAGTTTTGCATTTGCTCTGGTGAATGGAGCACTTGGAGTTTTTGAAGTGCACGGTCGGAGAATTCGAGATTTCAG ACCAAAATGGCCTTCTTCTTCATTTGTATCATCAGATGGATTGATAACTGCAATGGCCTACCGCTTGCCCCATGTG GTCATGGGAGACAGAATGGGGAACATAAGATGGTGGGATGTGACAACTGGACATTCTTCCTCATTCAACACTCATAGAGAGGGAATTCGGCGAATCAAATTCTCACCTTTTGTACCAGGGGACCATAGCCGGGGGCGTGTTGCTGTGCTGTTTTATGACAATACCTTTTCTGTTTTTGATTTG GACTCCCCTGACCCCTTGGCCAATTCACTTTTGCAACCTCAATTTCCCGGAACCCTTGTGTTGGAACTTGATTGGTTGCCCTTGCGGACTGATAAGAATGATCCACTGGTACTCTGCATTGCTGGGGCAGATGGTAGTTTTCGCCTCGTTGATATTAATGT AAATGATAAACGACCTGGTTATGCACCCCGGAACAGAAATACAAAGGAGAGATTCCGGGCAATGCCTATATGCTGTCCCATACTTCTCCCTTCACCACATGCTTTG GCACTGCAAATGATTTTGCAATTGGGTGTTAAACCTTCTTGGTTTAATACTTGCAGTACGACCATAGAAAAGAGGCCTCACTTAATTCCAGGAGCTCCTTCATCTGTGGGGGATCTTCGCACATACATGATCAACATACCACCTCTTGGAGACTCTGTGGTGCCAGAGATGCTTCTAAAAGTATTGGAACCATATCGAAAAGaag GTTGCATGCTTGACGACGAGAGAGCCAAGTTGTATGCCAGTATTGTGGATAAAGGTTGTGCTGCAAGGTTTGCTTTTGCAGCAACAGTATTTGGTGAATCCTCAGAAGCTCTGTTTTGGCTTCAGCTGCCTCAAGCCCTTAAACATTTGATTACTAAGTTATCAAGAAAGCCACCATCAAAAGGGCCCACAACAAAGTCTGTCTCTGAGGTTGATGAAACATCTTTATTGTCTAGAATATCATCAAAGGGAAAACCGACAGAAGAAATGGAGGGAGATGCATTG cAGAGTCATGGTCAACAAAGGTTGATGGCTTTTGACCAAGAAGAGTTGTGGAAAAGTGCTAGTGAGCGTATTTCTTGGCATGAAAAGTTAGAAGGTGAAGAGGCTGTGCAGAAACGTGTACATGA GCTTGTGTCAGTTGGAAATCTAGAAGCTGCAGTTAGTTTATTGCTTTCTACACCTCCAGAGAGTTCTTACTTCTATGTCAATGCGCTTCGTGCTGTAGCTCTCTCTTCTGCTGTTTCAAGATCTCTTCATGAACTTGCAGTGAAG GTTGTTGCAGCCAACATGGTCAGAGCTGACAGGTCACTATCTGGCACTCATCTTCTATGTGCAGTTGGAAGATATCAAGAAGCGTGTTCTCAG AGTGTTGCAAAGATGGGCTGCACATATCCGGCACAGTGA